One Opitutus sp. ER46 genomic region harbors:
- a CDS encoding HlyD family efflux transporter periplasmic adaptor subunit — MKSAALSLACAALLLAVGCNRSRVDPNGARVLSGNIEVVDAQLGFKIAGRIAQRPVFEGDPVKVGQLVAQLDDIEQKQQLALRRAELAAAEAALAELEAGSRPQEIAAAAAALRSAEAERDRARVDFKRQQELLQQAAISTREHDTAEAQLKVAEARVVEAGEKLQLVREGPRAEVIQQARARVAQARAAVALAETQVDNTRLVSPLTGVVLSHHLEPGEFVSPGTPVVTVADTVHVWVRAYLDQSDLGRLRRGQKVAVTTDSFPGKSYEGIVGFIASEAEFTPKTVQTTKERVKLVFRVKVDINNPNDELKPGMPADVHIPEAGGQKPEA; from the coding sequence ATGAAATCCGCCGCCCTCTCCCTCGCCTGCGCCGCGCTCCTCCTCGCCGTCGGCTGCAACCGTTCCCGGGTCGATCCCAACGGCGCCCGGGTTCTCTCCGGCAACATCGAAGTCGTCGACGCGCAGCTCGGCTTCAAGATCGCAGGGCGCATCGCCCAGCGGCCCGTATTTGAGGGCGATCCAGTGAAGGTGGGGCAGCTGGTCGCCCAGCTCGATGACATCGAGCAGAAGCAGCAGCTCGCCTTGCGCCGCGCCGAACTCGCCGCCGCCGAGGCCGCGCTCGCGGAGCTCGAGGCCGGTTCGCGTCCGCAGGAGATCGCCGCTGCCGCCGCCGCCCTGCGAAGCGCCGAGGCCGAACGCGATCGCGCCCGGGTCGACTTCAAACGCCAGCAGGAGCTCCTGCAACAAGCCGCCATCTCCACCCGCGAACACGATACCGCCGAGGCCCAGCTCAAAGTCGCCGAGGCCCGCGTCGTCGAAGCCGGCGAGAAGCTCCAGCTCGTGCGCGAGGGTCCGCGCGCCGAGGTCATCCAGCAGGCGCGCGCCCGCGTCGCGCAGGCCCGCGCCGCCGTTGCCCTCGCCGAAACCCAGGTCGACAACACCCGGCTCGTGTCGCCGCTCACCGGCGTCGTTCTCTCCCACCACCTCGAGCCCGGCGAGTTCGTCTCCCCCGGCACGCCCGTCGTCACCGTGGCCGACACCGTCCACGTCTGGGTCCGCGCCTACCTCGATCAGTCCGACCTCGGCCGCCTCCGCCGGGGCCAAAAGGTCGCTGTCACCACCGATTCCTTCCCCGGCAAGTCGTACGAAGGCATCGTGGGCTTCATCGCCTCCGAGGCCGAGTTCACGCCCAAGACCGTCCAGACCACCAAGGAGCGCGTGAAGTTGGTCTTCCGCGTGAAGGTCGACATCAACAACCCGAACGACGAGCTGAAGCCCGGCATGCCCGCCGACGTGCACATTCCAGAGGCCGGAGGCCAGAAGCCGGAAGCCTGA
- a CDS encoding TetR/AcrR family transcriptional regulator produces MVSRPAYSADTVFDQQPPERARLLHAARRLMLTYGYQAFTMDQLAHELGVSKKTLYVHFPSKDAIVNQIIDLMGASIQGGMKAVLADPTLTFPQRISGVVDVASANLARLSPAVLRDLERFAPATYRKIEDIRSQTIPVVFGQLVRMGIAEGKVRADVDPAFAAEFWLQAIRGLVQPAVLERTQLTLPQTLQRGLHLFFSGLLTPAGRKEYEKST; encoded by the coding sequence ATGGTTTCTCGCCCAGCCTACTCCGCCGATACCGTGTTCGATCAGCAGCCGCCTGAGCGCGCGCGCCTGCTGCACGCGGCCCGCCGACTGATGCTCACCTACGGCTACCAGGCGTTCACCATGGATCAGCTCGCGCACGAGCTGGGCGTCAGCAAGAAGACGCTCTACGTGCACTTCCCCAGCAAGGACGCCATCGTCAACCAGATCATCGACCTGATGGGCGCCAGCATCCAGGGCGGCATGAAGGCGGTCTTGGCTGATCCCACCCTCACGTTTCCCCAGCGCATCTCGGGCGTGGTCGACGTCGCCAGCGCCAACCTCGCGCGCCTGTCGCCCGCCGTCCTGCGTGATCTCGAGCGCTTTGCCCCCGCCACGTACCGCAAGATCGAGGATATCCGCAGCCAGACCATTCCCGTGGTCTTCGGACAACTCGTTCGCATGGGCATCGCCGAGGGCAAGGTCCGCGCCGATGTCGATCCCGCGTTTGCCGCCGAGTTCTGGCTCCAGGCGATCCGCGGCCTCGTGCAGCCTGCCGTCCTCGAACGGACCCAGCTTACCCTTCCGCAGACGCTCCAGCGCGGCCTGCATTTGTTCTTCTCCGGACTGCTCACCCCCGCGGGCCGCAAGGAATATGAAAAGAGCACCTGA
- a CDS encoding ABC transporter ATP-binding protein, producing the protein MPAIHTRALSHSFGPTKAVDALDLEVAEGEIFGLVGPDGAGKTTTMRMLTGILPPTSGTATVAGYDVVRQAEPLKAHVGYMSQRFGLYPDLTVLENIRFYADIYGVTARERAERLDQLLGFSNLTPFKQRLAGNLSGGMKQKLGLACALIHTPRVLFLDEPTNGVDPVSRRDFWRILYQLVRDGVTIFVSTAYLDEAERCNRLALLHAGRLLGLGTPDEVKQLMPGALLEVRVPAPRAAAAVLRGALTNATVGLFGDRLHVAARDAAATEARVRQLLRDAGIELLSLHPIEPSLEDVFVAVLANQKAAS; encoded by the coding sequence ATGCCCGCCATCCACACCCGCGCTCTGTCCCACTCCTTCGGTCCCACGAAGGCAGTCGACGCCCTCGATCTCGAGGTCGCCGAGGGCGAGATCTTTGGCCTGGTCGGCCCGGACGGCGCAGGCAAGACGACGACCATGCGGATGCTCACGGGCATTCTCCCGCCCACCAGCGGAACCGCCACAGTCGCCGGCTACGACGTCGTGCGCCAGGCCGAGCCGCTGAAGGCGCATGTCGGCTACATGAGCCAGCGCTTCGGCCTCTACCCCGACCTCACCGTCCTCGAGAACATCCGCTTCTACGCCGACATCTACGGCGTCACCGCCCGCGAACGCGCCGAGCGGCTCGACCAGCTCCTGGGTTTCAGCAACCTCACGCCCTTCAAGCAGCGGCTCGCCGGCAATCTGTCCGGTGGCATGAAGCAGAAGCTCGGTCTCGCCTGCGCGCTCATTCACACGCCGCGCGTGTTGTTCCTCGATGAGCCCACCAACGGCGTCGACCCGGTCTCCCGCCGCGACTTCTGGCGCATCCTCTACCAGCTTGTGCGCGACGGCGTGACGATCTTCGTGTCAACCGCGTACCTCGATGAGGCGGAACGCTGCAACCGGCTCGCGCTGCTGCACGCCGGCCGGCTCCTCGGGCTCGGCACGCCCGACGAAGTGAAGCAGCTCATGCCCGGCGCCCTCCTCGAGGTCCGTGTGCCCGCGCCGCGCGCCGCCGCCGCCGTCCTGCGCGGCGCACTCACCAACGCCACCGTCGGCCTGTTCGGCGACCGGCTCCACGTCGCCGCACGCGACGCCGCCGCCACCGAAGCCCGGGTGCGCCAGCTCCTGCGCGACGCCGGGATCGAACTTCTTTCCCTGCACCCCATTGAGCCGTCGCTCGAGGACGTGTTCGTTGCCGTGCTGGCGAACCAAAAGGCCGCGTCATGA
- a CDS encoding ABC transporter permease, which yields MWERILTMLRKEFRSVFRDPRMRMVIFGIPIIQTLIFGYAVTMDVRHVRLVVIDRDGTPASRTLIARFTGSDYFDAVTTTQDEAVARAEIDATRAAAILQINAGFEAQLRSGRPAPVQLIVDGSDSNTARLVLNYSSVIATGYNNEVMLDSTLRRAGRPLSIGAVELRPRAWFNPNLESRNYFVPGVMAVLVMLIALMLTGMAIVREKEVGTIEQIMVTPIRPLEFILGKFAPFIVIGFVDVALVTLVGVYWFEIPIRGSFLLLLGGTACFLLSTLGIGLFISTVSSTQQQAMMTTFFFFFPAMLLSGFIYPIANMPIAVQWLTFLNPLRYFLVIIRGVFLKGVGFDVLWPQMAALVALGIAVMAFAVSRFHKTTG from the coding sequence ATGTGGGAACGCATCCTCACCATGCTCCGGAAGGAGTTCCGTTCCGTGTTCCGCGATCCCCGGATGCGCATGGTCATCTTCGGCATCCCGATCATCCAGACCCTGATCTTCGGCTACGCCGTCACCATGGATGTGCGGCACGTGCGGCTCGTGGTGATCGACCGCGACGGTACGCCCGCCAGCCGCACGCTCATCGCGCGCTTCACGGGGTCCGACTATTTCGACGCGGTGACCACCACGCAGGACGAGGCCGTCGCGCGGGCGGAAATCGACGCCACACGCGCGGCCGCGATCCTGCAGATCAACGCCGGCTTCGAGGCACAGTTGCGCAGCGGCCGGCCCGCGCCCGTGCAGCTGATCGTGGACGGCTCCGATTCGAACACCGCCCGACTGGTACTGAACTACAGCTCCGTCATCGCGACGGGCTACAACAACGAGGTCATGCTGGATTCCACCCTGCGGCGTGCAGGAAGACCCTTGAGCATCGGCGCCGTGGAGCTCCGTCCCCGCGCCTGGTTCAACCCCAACCTGGAGAGCCGAAACTACTTCGTGCCCGGCGTCATGGCCGTGCTCGTCATGTTGATCGCGCTCATGCTCACCGGCATGGCGATCGTGCGCGAAAAGGAGGTCGGCACGATCGAGCAGATCATGGTCACGCCGATCCGGCCGCTCGAGTTCATCTTGGGCAAGTTCGCCCCGTTCATCGTGATCGGCTTCGTCGACGTGGCCCTCGTCACGTTGGTCGGCGTGTACTGGTTCGAGATTCCAATCCGCGGTAGCTTCCTCCTGCTCCTCGGAGGCACCGCCTGCTTCCTGCTCAGCACCCTCGGCATCGGCCTGTTCATCTCCACGGTCAGCAGCACGCAGCAGCAGGCCATGATGACGACGTTCTTCTTCTTCTTCCCGGCCATGCTGCTCTCCGGGTTCATCTACCCGATCGCCAACATGCCCATCGCGGTGCAGTGGCTGACGTTCCTCAATCCGTTGCGGTACTTCCTGGTCATCATCCGCGGCGTGTTTCTCAAGGGCGTGGGT
- a CDS encoding ABC transporter ATP-binding protein: protein MPTQPDAVTEVVVEVSNLEKRFGSFRAVAGISFSVRRGEIFGFLGPNGAGKSTTIRMLCGLLTPTGGEGRVAGFDIRRQTEAIKTRIGYMSQKFSLYDELTVEENIDFYSGIYRLPPAKKAERKAWVLEMAGLTEHRRSRTSDLSGGWKQRLALGCAVLHEPPILFLDEPTSGVDPNSRRQFWDLIYTLAGRGVTVFVTTHYMEESEYCDRLGVVYRGELIALGTPRELKTRHMTDAVLEIDCPRANDAMSVLEALPEISEVALFGRGLHAVARDADTALQATRAALERGGFTPHHVGRITPTLEDVFVSLIEARDRAGSPQSEVHQ from the coding sequence ATGCCCACCCAACCCGATGCCGTCACCGAAGTCGTGGTCGAGGTCTCGAACCTCGAGAAACGCTTTGGCTCGTTTCGCGCCGTCGCCGGCATCTCGTTCTCGGTCCGACGCGGCGAGATCTTCGGTTTCCTGGGGCCCAACGGGGCCGGCAAGTCCACCACCATCCGCATGCTCTGCGGGCTGCTTACGCCCACCGGCGGCGAGGGCCGGGTCGCGGGCTTCGACATCCGCCGCCAGACCGAGGCGATCAAGACCCGCATCGGCTACATGAGCCAGAAGTTCTCCCTCTACGACGAGCTGACGGTCGAGGAGAACATCGACTTCTACAGCGGCATCTACCGGCTCCCGCCGGCGAAGAAGGCCGAACGCAAGGCCTGGGTGCTCGAGATGGCAGGCCTCACCGAACACCGCCGCTCGCGCACGTCCGACCTGTCCGGCGGCTGGAAGCAGCGGCTCGCGCTCGGCTGCGCCGTGCTGCACGAACCGCCCATCCTCTTCCTCGACGAGCCCACCTCCGGCGTGGATCCCAACAGCCGCCGCCAGTTCTGGGATCTGATCTATACGCTGGCCGGGCGCGGCGTGACGGTCTTCGTGACGACGCACTACATGGAGGAGTCGGAGTACTGCGACCGTCTCGGCGTCGTGTACCGCGGCGAGCTCATCGCGCTCGGGACGCCGCGCGAGCTCAAGACGCGGCACATGACCGACGCCGTCCTCGAGATCGACTGCCCCCGCGCCAACGACGCCATGTCCGTGCTCGAGGCGCTGCCCGAGATCTCCGAAGTGGCGCTGTTCGGCCGCGGGCTGCACGCGGTTGCGCGCGACGCCGACACCGCGCTCCAGGCGACCCGCGCCGCCCTGGAACGCGGCGGGTTCACGCCGCACCACGTGGGCCGGATCACGCCCACGCTGGAGGACGTCTTCGTCTCGCTCATCGAGGCGCGCGACCGCGCCGGTTCGCCGCAGTCGGAGGTGCACCAATGA
- a CDS encoding ABC transporter permease has translation MNFQRLWAIARKESLHIRRDPRSLGMAIGIPMLMILLFGYALTLDVDRVPFVVWDQSHSPESRELVARFSGSRYFSFVGARDDYQSIDRVIDTRDALLALVIPPDFGARLGAGRTVSLQAVIDGSDSNTAAIVLGYTQAITLGYNQQILLDQARRSNGGAAVAPLDLRPRVWFNPDLESKNFIIPGLIAVIMGLIAALLTSLTIAREWERGTMEQLISTPVKPAELIIGKLLPYFVVGMLDVLIAVLMAVYLFDVPLRGNVALLFAMAALFIVGTLSQGILLSIIARQQLLASQLAMVSTFLPAFLLSGFMFAIANMPIPVQVITTIVPARYFVALVKGIYLRGVGLETLWADALFLTLFATIVLGLAVARFRKKLQ, from the coding sequence ATGAACTTCCAGCGACTCTGGGCCATCGCCCGCAAGGAATCCCTCCACATCCGGCGCGACCCGCGCAGCCTGGGCATGGCGATCGGCATCCCGATGCTGATGATCCTGCTCTTCGGCTACGCGCTGACGCTCGACGTCGACCGTGTGCCGTTCGTCGTGTGGGACCAGAGTCATTCGCCGGAAAGCCGCGAACTGGTCGCGCGGTTCAGCGGCTCCCGCTACTTTTCGTTCGTCGGCGCCCGGGATGACTACCAGTCGATCGACCGGGTGATCGATACGCGGGACGCGTTGCTCGCGCTCGTGATCCCGCCTGATTTCGGCGCCCGACTCGGCGCCGGCCGCACGGTTTCGCTGCAGGCCGTGATCGATGGTTCGGACTCCAACACCGCCGCCATCGTGCTCGGCTACACGCAGGCGATCACCCTCGGCTACAACCAGCAGATCCTGCTCGACCAGGCCCGGCGCAGCAACGGGGGCGCCGCGGTGGCCCCGCTCGATCTCCGACCGCGCGTCTGGTTCAACCCGGACCTCGAGTCCAAGAACTTCATCATCCCCGGGCTCATCGCCGTCATCATGGGCCTGATCGCCGCCCTGCTCACCTCGCTCACGATCGCGCGCGAATGGGAACGCGGCACGATGGAGCAGCTCATTTCGACGCCGGTGAAGCCGGCCGAGCTGATCATCGGCAAGCTGCTGCCCTACTTCGTCGTGGGCATGCTCGATGTCCTCATCGCCGTGCTCATGGCCGTCTACCTCTTCGACGTCCCGCTGCGCGGCAACGTCGCGCTGCTGTTCGCCATGGCCGCGCTCTTCATCGTCGGCACCCTGTCGCAGGGCATCCTGCTCAGCATCATCGCCCGTCAGCAGCTGCTCGCGAGCCAGCTCGCCATGGTCTCGACCTTCCTGCCGGCCTTCCTGCTGTCGGGCTTCATGTTCGCGATCGCGAACATGCCCATTCCCGTGCAGGTCATCACGACCATCGTACCGGCCCGCTACTTCGTCGCACTGGTCAAGGGCATCTACCTGCGCGGCGTGGGGCTCGAGACGCTCTGGGCCGACGCACTCTTCCTCACCCTCTTCGCCACCATCGTGCTCGGCCTGGCCGTCGCCCGGTTCCGCAAAAAGCTCCAATAG